From the genome of Setaria viridis chromosome 1, Setaria_viridis_v4.0, whole genome shotgun sequence:
TATTGATTTTCAGGACACCTTGGGGAGGTCTGAGCCATCTCTGTTGTAGCCTAGCAGTCGGTCTAATTTTTATCGTTGGCAATTCCAGCAGCCCCGCCATCTCTAAGACTGAGTGACAaacattttgtatattttgaATTGGATCTCCAGCATTTACCTTGTTTCTTACATCCCACCACTTCCACAGCAAGAGGCTAACCTTACATGCCAAGCTTTGTTCAAGTTGCAGCACATTCCAAACAAAATCCTTCGATGATTTGGCCAACAGCAAAGCAAGGCGTGTTTGTTCCATTTCCAAAATACGCCAACATCTCTTTATTAGCTTGCATTTTAGAAAACAGTGACCCCCATCCTCATCAAAACGCATGCACACCGGACATCTCGTGTCAAGAATAACCCCTCTCCGTTTGATGTTTTGCTTCAGTGGTAGGCTGTTATGAGCTAGGCGCCAAATAAAATGACGTACCTTTGGAGGACATGGCAGCTTCCACAATTTCTTCCACTTCTGTGTTTCGTGGTCTCCCTCCCGACAGCACACGCTGCTTTCTCCTTGCTGGTACTGCCGCTGGCGTCTCTCTTCATCTACTAACATGTGGTATGCCGACCTGACCGAAAACATCCCCTTCCTGTCATGGTGCCAAGCAATAACATCATCCCTGCCGATGCATactaggattgatagaatattTGGAACGTCTTCTTCCCAAAAGATTTCACGCACAAGCTGGGAGTCCCATGTTCCAGTAATCGGATCGATAAGTTCTTCAACTTTTGAGAGTAGCACCGAACCCCGTGGTGTTCTTGGTTGGCGGGATATACCTGTTGGGATCCAGGGGTCATCCCAAATTCTTACTTGGGACCCATCGCCAATCCGCCAGATCAAACCATTCTTCAAAGCTTTAAATCCCCGAACAATGCTGCGCCAAGTATAAGAAATTCCTGACCCCTCAGACACCTGCAAAAGGTCACCACTTCGGCAATACCGAGCTGTGAGTAATCTCGCACATAAAGACTCCGGGTTTTGCAGAATGCGCCAAGCTTGTTTTGCTAGCATAGCAAGATTGAAAAGATGCAGATCTCTGTAGCCCAAGCCGCTCTCATCTTTCCGACTTGACAGAATCTCCCAAGACACCCAATGCACTTTATTTTCCTTCTCCATTTGAGCCCACCAAAAACGGCAAATCATAGTACAAATCTCATCCGACACTGACTTTGTGATATCAAAACAGGCCATCGCATAGCTTGGAATTGCCTGGGCCACCGCTTTTATAAGAGTTTCTATTTCGGCCTTCGACAAAAGCTTCTCCTTCCAGCCATGTATGCGCTTCCAGACTCTGTCTTTTAGATATGCAAATGTTTGTGTCCTTGAACGACCCATATAGATAGGCAAGCCAAGGTACCTGTCTGTTCTCACCCCCTGTGCAAGACCGAGGGTGGATAGGAATTGATCACCTGATGTTTGACTTGTGTTCTTACTGAACAATACAGAAGACTTATCTTTGTTTATCATCTGACCCGAGCATGCCTCATACACTTGGAGTACATATTGCAGATAATTTGCATTCTCCTGGTTTGCTTTTAAGAGAAGCAAAGCATCATCTGCAAAGAGCAACTGAGTAATGCTGGGCGCATTAGCACAGATACTGATCCCCTGCAGCCTTCCGGCTTCCTCCGCTACATTCAACATTGATGAGAAACCCTCGGCACATAACAGGAACAAATACGGGGACAACGGGTCACCCTGCCGCAACCCTCTCGTTGGCTTGATTTCTTCTGTGAGTACACCATTCACCTTAACTCTATAAGTCACCGTAGAAATGCAGCACAAGATCAAACTGACCCATCGCCGGCTGAAACCCATCTTCAACATAATTTTCTCCAAATAGTTCCATTCCACCCTATCATACGCTTTGCTCATGTCTAGCTTCAGTGCAGCAAAGCCCTCACCTCCCGATCTCTTATTCTGCAAGTAATGAGTCATCTCATAAGCAATCAGAATATTATCAGAAATGAGCCTGCCCGGGACAAAAGCACTCTGGTTTTGAGAGATGATCTCAGGAAGAATTAACTTGAGCCGATTGGACAAAACTTTGGAGGTGATCTTGTATATGACATTACACAAACTTATTGGTCGTAGATCTTTTAGCCGCTCAGGATTTTGCACCTTAGGAAtcagcaccaccaccgtctcATTCCACTTTGCCGGCATGCTGCCATCATTGAGGAAATTGAGAACTTCCCTCACCACATCCGCCCCCACAATATTCCAATGCTTCTTGTAGAACAGAGACGACATGCCATCTGCCCCCGGAGCTTTAAGGTCCCCGATGGCATCAAGTTCTTGGCGCACCTCCTCCTCTGTGAAATCACGTAGCAGCTGATCGTTCATCTCATTTGAAACCACCTGCTTAACATGCTGGAGGAGTTCATCCATACGGTCCCCTGCATTTGTGGTAAATAAATTTCTGtaataattagtaattagtgTTTCCAGctccccatcttcctccaccaccctccCGTCATCCTGCACCAATCTCTTGATTCggttcctctttcttctctccgAGGCGTATTGATGAAAGAAATGTGTATTCCTATCCCCCTTCGAAACCCAATGCGCCTTAGCTCGTTGGCGCCAATACAAATCTTTCTGCTCTTCCAGTCTCTCCCAACGGAATTTTAGCAACTCCATTCTCCTTAAAGACTGCTCATTAATCGGCCCTCTTCTACATGCCTCCATTGCCTTTCTCAACTGCTTCATACGCTTCTCCAAATCCCCTAGTACATTTCTATTCCAGTCCCCCAGATCAGTAGCAACACTCTGTACTGCCTCCATCACCGTCCCCCTCCTTCCTTCCATCACAGTCTTCCAGGCGTTCTCCACAATCGGAGCacactgctcctcctccacctaaTGAGCTTCAAAACAAAAGCTTTGTCCACCCCTTCGAGCACCACTATGGACATCCTCCTCCGTCAACACCACCACCGGCCTATGGTCTGAGTGGCGCGGCTCACCATTTATTACTTTGTACAGCGGAAAGTGAGCACGCCATTCCTCATTGGCCACCGCCCGATCAAGCCATTCCCGAACATACTCGTTGCTATTATGGCTGTTGTTCCACCATGTGAAGAGATCCCCAGCAAACCCCAAATCAGAGAGCTCGCAGTCCTCCAACGCCGACCGGAAACGATCCATGCAAGCTTGCCCTCGTGGCAGTCCACCTTCCTTCTCCGCACCCATGAGAATCTCGTTAAAATCCCCCAGGCACAACCATGGTTTGCGCCTGGCAGCGTTCAACGTCCTCAACGCCTTCCATGACAAGTGTTTATTCTCCGTGCTCGGTTCTCCATAAAACCCCGTAAGTCTCAAGAGAAACTATCTGCCTCCCGCACGTCTGCGTCAATGTACAAACGTGATATCCACCTCACGTGCACATCCACCCCTGTCCTCCAAAATAGGGCCAGACCTCCACTTCTACCCACACAGTCCTTCACCACCACGTTAGTAAGTCCCAATTTCCACCTCAAACCTTTTATTCTGTGCTCATCCAATTTTGTTTCGGACAAGAACAAAATATCGGGGTCCTCTTCCTTCTGAACATTCAGAAGGCCTCGAATTGCCGCGCCGTTCCCCAACCCACGGCAATTCCAAGCTATGATCTTCATTTTGACTCGCAGGGCTGTTCCGACAGCCCCGCGCTGTTTATGTTCGTCTCCTCTGCTGATCCCTCCACCCTTGCCTTTTTCTGCTCCTGTGACTTTCCTCGCTCCACCTCCATCAACTCCACCAAGCCCCTCTTTTTTTGCTGTTTCTTCTCTACCCCAgtccccttttccttttcttttgagacCCGAGGTTGTCTTCTGAACTTTTTTGGAGAAATTTTCCTGCCCTCGCCTGACCCTGCACCCTCCAGTTTCTCATACGTAATCTGCATGCTACTGTTCTCCTGGGCTCCTGCAGTCGTACTAGAAAATTCGACGTTTGTCCCCATCTTCTCATTCAGTAGCCCCGACAGGAGGGCATGCTTTGCAGCACTAGATTTTTGGCCAAGTGTTTTCTGCTGCAGGCTTTTAGATGGAAATGTCTCCTCTACATCTGCTCCCTGCTGGCTCTTCTCCACACCCCCTAGAGCAACATCCTTTCTCCAGGTTAAAGAATCACTCCTAGACCTCCCACCATTACTTCTACCACCTGATCCGCCATGACTCCAGCTCCCTGAACCCCCTCCTCGATAGCTTCTGCTTCCCAGAAAACGTCCTCCATCATACTGTCCACCTTCACCTCTCCATCCCCCACCACCATACCTCTTTTTTGGGGGAATAAATCTCAGCGCCCGGTCAAAAGGTGCCCTCTCCTCCTTTCCAAGCTTCTTTGTACAAGTTTTGTCAACATGTCCGATAATACCGCGCACATAACAAAACTCCGGGAGAAACTCATATTGTACAGGACACCAGTGATCTCCAACTCCCTCACCCAAGTCAACCGTAATGCCACGCCTCAGAGGTAGACGGATGTCCAGTCTGACTTTGACCCGAAGAACCCTTCCCGCCGCAAGATCATCACTCTCAAAATCCACCTCCAAGAATTTCCCAAACTCATCCCCTATCACCTCCGCCGTCGCCTTGTTCATGAGACCCATTGGGAGACGGGCAACACGAATCCAGATAGGGATGAAAGAGAAAATGATTTCATCCAAAGACTTTGTCCCATCGAAATCCGCAACCACCAGCGCCTCGTTGGAGATCATCCATGGCCCCTCTTCTAGGGCCCTCCTCTTCGCCGTTGCTTGCGAGAAAGTGAGCAGAAAGCAGTTGTCTCCCAAGTCCTTGCATTCGATTCCCTTCCTAGGGCACCAAATCCATCCCAAAGTCTGCTCCACCACCTCCGTTCTCACCTCGCGATCAGACAAAAGTTTTCCGAAAGCTTTCAGTGAACCATCGCCAAGTCCTCCCTCCTTGTCACCCCCGATGCGAATGCTTTTCTTCTCCACTTCCGACAGCTTCAGGTTCTTCAGAAGGCCCTCCATCCCCTCCATaatcaccgccgccaccacccagcCGAGGGATTAGATCCCGGCAGAACAACGACGCCTACACCACCCAGCCGATGGGATTAGATCCCGGCAGAAAAAAAACGACGGCTCCTCCAACAACTAGGTTTATGGCTTTGTGGACGCATGAAAGAACTGAAAGAGTCTAAAATCCAAGATGGATCCGACCCTGGGAGACCTAAGACACGACGAACAGGCAGATCAACCAGGAAAACGTAGGGAGGAAACAGGAGAATCGAAGCAGCCGTCACCCAGAAACGTAACCGCTGCTCGAGTCGCCCAGGACGTGGCCTAGGTGCCGAGACCCATTACGGCTGCTCTACTACTATATGTTTGTCTTTCATGGTTTTCAACTAACGTAGCTTGAACAAATTCTTCGAACATTTCGTATCAACAAAATTTTTCGAATGCTTcgggaggaaaaaaaacaaaattcttCGAATATTCTACACTCTGAAGCCATCTGCAGTTGCACTACTTTTAGCCACGAGCCGGCCACCAACACCAAGGCAGCACCAACCAACTGCTGTCTACTATCGCCATCAAATACTCTCAAAACCTCACGACCAGAAGCCATACCTACCGGAGCTAACTAGCAAAGCAAAACCATCGAGGCCACACCATGAAGCTGCTCTCCTCCGTGCTGTTCCTCTTGCTCGTCGTGCCTACGTGCAAGTCATCCACGCTGGAAGACGCGTGCAGGtccttcgccgccggccacccctccATCGGCTACGACTACTGCATCAGAGTCTTCCAGGCCGACAAGGCgagcgtcgcggcggccgacgcgcGCGGCCTCGCCGCCATCGCGGCGATGATCGCGGGGGCGAAGGCCAACGCCACGGCCGCGCGCGTCGCGGCCCTGTGCGCCGTGGAGAGGGACGCGAGGAGGCGGGACCGGCTCGCCGTGTGCGCCGAGGTGTACTCGGACGCCGTGGATCAGCTCGCCCAGGCGGAGGAGGACCTCGcccgcggcgagggcgccggcggcgccgacgacgccgtcACGCAGCTCAGCGCGGCGGTGGACGCGCCCGCGACGTGCGAGGATGCGTTCGGCGAGGCCGACGACACGTCGCCGCTGGCCGCTGAGGACGCCGAGTTCAAGAATCTGGCGACCGTCGCTCTCGCCGTCGCGGCGTCACTGACACCGCGGCCACCATCGACGCCGATCGAGGACAAGGATTAGCGATTGACGCGCATGTACCATACGTGTTCAGTAATAAGCATAAGAATAATGCAGGTATTTGGATGAGAGAGTATATGTACTACTAGAATATGTTTTTGAGTTCTTGTTCTGGTAACCTAGTTTCCCTTGTTCCATTTTTTCCGCGAACGTGTCCAAGCACGGTTTCCCTTGTTCTATGGAGTTTGGTTTGCGTAGTGCCGTGCATGCAATTCAAGCGATATGGGGTGGTGTAGTGGGATAGTGGCATGTGGAATCTGTGTCGCGCGCCTTTTTCTGGTCTTTGAACGTGGATTGTTAGCTGTGCGGGACACTCGAGCCTTGAGTGGAAGCAACGCGTGCTGCCGGCTTCACGCTGCAGTGCACTTTTGCCTTTGGGCCTCTCTTCTTTTACTTATGGCATGTGAGCAGTGGTGATCATGGCCGTATGGGCAAAACAGTTGCTGGTAGTAGCCAGCAGCAGGCTGATCAGATGCCAAAATTGTTTGGATCGGGTACGGTAGTTCGTAAAGAAGAAAGAATCACACTGCGCATCAGAAGAATTTATAGGTTCACGGTGTGCTGCACTGTTTATATCGTGCGTGATACCAGCTACCAAAATACTACGCTATGTCATACAATTTTGTCCTTTTTTTTGACAGGGCAAACAATTTCGTGGATCAGTTCTGAAGCAGGCCCAAAAGGCAACTGGGCTGGGCCAATTACGAAGGAAGGCCACGAGCTGTTTTCTCTCAGGGCCTTCTTTTGCCCACGAGCTGGCCGATGGATGATCCAAGCCTGAAAAAAGCAGGCCGATGATACAAGCCGAAGCCCACGAGCTGAACGGTGTGGAGAGAGGCTTCTTTTCCGCCGCTGTTTCCCCTCTCTCGGCGAGGCTCTCGCTTCCGGAATCAAAATGCGGTGCGCTGCCTGGCTCGTAGAGAGACGGAGAGAGGGCGAACCGGCGAAGTCAGAGTTGGTGGACGCGCGAACAACTTGCGGCCAGGAGCTGCGGGCATCCGACGCAGAAAAATCTCGCGGCCACGTAGGCACCACCGGCATCGCTAGTCCGGCCGCGGAATCTCATTCCTGTGCCCGATCACCACACGGCAACAGCAGTAGCATCCATCCTGCTCCCGTTTCACGCTATCTTCTCGGCACCGTCTACGTCTACAGCCGCAGTCCGTATCGTGCGATAGTAGCGGCGCACAGTATCCTCATCTAGTCATCTCATCATCGCGTAATCGTTTCGGTGTCGGGTCAACTCAGGCGGCGTACTACCGATACGTGACCAAACCGTTCGGGTGGGGTCCCGtccgaaaagaaaaaaatgatggcGATTTGGGATCCGGAGCAGGCGAATGGGCGATCGCGCAAGTCCTTGGTCGCAGCCTCGCGGGACAGCGACGGCGAGAGGCCAGCGGGAAGGGTCCAAAAAGCCGGGTGTTCCACGGACCACGGGAGGGAAGGATGTGCCCCGCTTTTCCAACCCCCCGTGCGGCGCTCCCACGCCGAGTCGCTGACCACTGCCTCTTCCTCTCGTCCTCCCCTCGTCCCGCGCCATCTCGTCTCCTCTTCGTCCTCACTCGTCGCGTCCTCCGCTAGCCCAGCCCACTCGCATCGGATCGCGCGCGGGGGCACGGcatggccggcgacgacggcagcagcgggggcgcgggcgtgggaggaggcggcagcagggAAGATGAGGTCCAGATACAGATCACGGGTCAGTCCTCCGCTCGTCTCTCTCTGCTAGAACTTTCGCTTTGTTTGGTTATCGTTGTGCGGAGTGACGAGAATAGCGCAGATATTGGATTCGCTTCCTCGGTGCGTGGCTGTGTGCGTAGCGGATTGATATCTTCTTCGTTCTGTTGCCCTGTTGGGTTTCCGGTGGCACGTCGTTGGCCCGGGTTCAAGTTCACGAAGTGTTCGATGAATTGCCTGCTGGGGGTACGTCAGCCTGTTGGCTCGATGGATTTTAGCTAGCAGTTgggattgtttttttttatcatcctTCCTTTTCGGTGTGCACGCCCATGATTGCCTTGCCACTGCTGCATGTTCTGGTGATGTGCGCACGTCCGTTTTCAGTTATTTGTTTCGAATTCCCTGTACAATGAACCGGCCGTTTAGAGCATGTGTTAAATCGGTTGTATGCAGGAGCGGGTTCAGTCGATTAATTAGAACACCAGATATTTGCAGCTTTCCAAAAATAAGTGTTGCAA
Proteins encoded in this window:
- the LOC117863110 gene encoding putative invertase inhibitor, with amino-acid sequence MKLLSSVLFLLLVVPTCKSSTLEDACRSFAAGHPSIGYDYCIRVFQADKASVAAADARGLAAIAAMIAGAKANATAARVAALCAVERDARRRDRLAVCAEVYSDAVDQLAQAEEDLARGEGAGGADDAVTQLSAAVDAPATCEDAFGEADDTSPLAAEDAEFKNLATVALAVAASLTPRPPSTPIEDKD